The sequence ACTTCACTACCTATTACAGCAATATTTTTATTAATAGTAACTCTACCATCAACAATTAATTCATCAGCCTTTCTTCTAGAACAAAATCCAGATTCAGCTATATACTTATTTATTCTCATCTTCATCCTTTCTTTTTACCAACCAATTACTTTTATCAAATTCAAGTAATTCCTCTTTATCTTTTATACCTAAATATGCATAGAAATCCTGTGTTACTTCATATAAGTTAGGATTACCTAAAGCCTTTTTCTTACCACTTACATATATTAACTTCTTTTCAAGTAATATAGGAATAATGTGATCTGCTCCAGAACTTCTAATTTCTTCAATCTCAGATTTTGTAATAGGCCCTTTATATGCTATTACTGCTAAAACCTCAAATGCTGATTTAGATAATTTTCTTAATTTAAGTTCTGGTGTGAAGAAATTTTTAATAACCTCACCTTTTAAAGCATTAGTTTTTAAAAATACTTCATCATTTTCAAAACATACATTTATTCCCTTATCTTTATATTCTAATACTAATTCTTCTATAACTTTTTTCATTTCATCTTCATTTACCTTAAAAAAAGATGATAATTCTAAAAGACTTATACTTTCTTTAGAGATAAATAAGATAGCTTCTAAATCCGATTTCATATTTCCCCTTAATATTCACTTGTAGTTGGAATCAACATATTTTTATACTTATTAAATTCTTGGAATATGTTTGCAATACCATTTATTACCGCATAAATAGGTTCATTACAAACAGTAACTTTTAATTTAAATTTTTCCTCTATTTTATCTTTTAATATCTTTATACTAGCTCCTCCACCAGATAAATATATTCCTGTTTCATAAATATCCGCTGCTATTTCAGGAGTTATTTCTTCTATAACCTTATCTATTTCATAAATTATATGATCCACACTCTTATTAATAGCGTCATTAACTTCCTTAACTGAAATT is a genomic window of Streptobacillus felis containing:
- the scpB gene encoding SMC-Scp complex subunit ScpB — encoded protein: MKSDLEAILFISKESISLLELSSFFKVNEDEMKKVIEELVLEYKDKGINVCFENDEVFLKTNALKGEVIKNFFTPELKLRKLSKSAFEVLAVIAYKGPITKSEIEEIRSSGADHIIPILLEKKLIYVSGKKKALGNPNLYEVTQDFYAYLGIKDKEELLEFDKSNWLVKRKDEDENK